From one Gracilinanus agilis isolate LMUSP501 chromosome 5, AgileGrace, whole genome shotgun sequence genomic stretch:
- the LOC123250233 gene encoding keratin, type II cytoskeletal 3-like, with protein MGKPEPKVLWGFGAVSAPAGRPLFPMQAYSGFLSILQPSSCWCSESFCPLEEITMSRQVSYSQQSFRTSGGGQRQGFSGRSAVVSSKSRVSTGRSTSASRCGGGGASGGGSGSSACAMKGFGSRSLYSLGGNKKISCSVVGGTSQAGGFAGGRGSGFGKCGFGGGGFGGGAGGFRGGAGGFRGGAGGFGGGAGGFGGGAGGFGGGAGGFGGPGGLGGFGGPSGPGGFPGGIHEVTVNQSLLKPLNVEIDPQIGQVKTQEKEQIKTLNNKFAAFIDKVRFLEQQNQVLATKWQLLQDQGSNSGSQGPNLDPFFESFISSLRAYLDNLLNEKHKLSGELNSMEDLVEDFKKKYEDEINKRTAAENDFVVLKKDVDAAYMSKVELEAKVENLMDEVNFLKALYDAEMSQMQSDTSDTNVVLSMDNNRCLDLDSIIAEVRAQCEEITQRSKAETVALYQTKLGELENTAGRHGDDLKSIKNEISELNRMIQRIRAEIENIKKQNANLQSAIADAEQRGELALKDANAKVVDLKAALQQIKDHLARLHRDYQELMTVKVALDMEIATYRKLLEGEECRMSGECQSTVSIEMVCNSSSSSGVSMGGGAGGRGKSGTSGGSYGSGGTGSKGMGSGSRGGNSSGGLSSGGSCSVGGGYSGQSGGSGVQSGGGSSSTQVSQSSTRSQRSHSKF; from the exons ATGGGCAAACCTGAACCGAAGGTACTTTGGGGATTTGGGGCTGTGTCAGCCCCTGCAGGAAGGCCCCTTTTTCCAATGCAAGCTTATTCTGG GTTTCTCAGCATCCTCCAGCCTTCCTCCTGCTGGTGCTCTGAGTCCTTCTGTCCTTTGGAGGAGATCACCATGAGTCGCCAAGTCAGTTATAGCCAACAGTCTTTTAGGACCTCCGGTGGAGGGCAGCGCCAGGGGTTCAGTGGCCGATCTGCTGTGGTCTCCAGCAAGAGTCGAGTCAGCACAGGGAGGTCGACGTCTGCTTCCCGATGTGGAGGAGGTGGTGCCAGTGGTGGAGGTAGCGGCTCCTCAGCCTGTGCCATGAAGGGCTTTGGCAGCAGAAGCCTGTACTCCCTGGGGGGGAACAAGAAGATCTCCTGCAGTGTAGTTGGCGGCACCTCCCAGGCAGGGGGCTTTGCTGGTGGCCGAGGCTCTGGCTTTGGGAAGTGTGGGTTTGGAGGTGGTGGCTTTGGAGGGGGAGCTGGTGGCTTCAGAGGGGGAGCTGGTGGCTTTAGAGGGGGAGCTGGTGGCTTTGGAGGGGGAGCTGGTGGCTTTGGAGGGGGAGCTGGTGGCTTTGGAGGGGGAGCTGGTGGCTTTGGTGGCCCTGGTGGTCTTGGTGGCTTTGGTGGCCCCAGTGGTCCCGGTGGTTTCCCTGGTGGCATCCATGAAGTGACTGTCAACCAGAGTCTCCTAAAGCCCCTCAATGTGGAGATTGACCCCCAAATTGGGCAAGTGAAGACCCAAGAGAAGGAGCAGATCAAGACCCTTAATAATAAATTTGCTGCTTTTATCGACAAG GTCCGGTTCCTGGAACAACAGAACCAAGTCCTAGCGACCAAGTGGCAGCTGCTGCAGGACCAGGGCTCCAACTCTGGCTCCCAGGGCCCAAACTTGGACCCCTTCTTTGAGAGCTTTATCAGCAGCCTCAGGGCCTACCTGGACAATCTGCTCAATGAGAAACACAAGTTGAGCGGGGAGTTGAACAGTATGGAAGACTTGGTTGAAGACTTCAAGAAGAA GtatgaagatgaaatcaacaaACGTACTGCTGCTGAGAATGACTTTGTGGTTCTTAAGAAG GATGTAGATGCCGCTTACATGAGCAAAGTAGAACTAGAGGCCAAAGTGGAGAACTTGATGGATGAGGTTAACTTCCTGAAGGCCTTGTATGATGCA GAAATGTCCCAGATGCAGTCAGACACCAGTGACACCAATGTAGTCCTATCCATGGACAACAACCGATGCCTGGACCTGGACAGCATCATTGCTGAAGTCCGAGCACAGTGTGAAGAGATCACCCAGAGGAGCAAGGCTGAGACAGTGGCCCTGTACCAGACAAAA TTGGGAGAGCTGGAAAACACAGCTGGCAGGCATGGGGATGACCTGAAGAGCATCAAGAATGAGATCTCCGAACTCAATAGGATGATCCAGAGGATCCGAGCTGAGATTGAGAACATCAAGAAGCAG AATGCCAACCTTCAGTCAGCCATTGCAGATGCTGAGCAGCGTGGGGAGCTGGCTCTCAAGGATGCAAATGCCAAGGTGGTGGACCTCAAGGCTGCCCTGCAACAGATCAAGGATCACCTGGCCCGCCTACATCGTGATTATCAGGAGCTCATGACAGTGAAAGTAGCCCTAGACATGGAGATTGCCACCTACAGGAAGCTGCTGGAGGGAGAGGAATGCAG GATGTCGGGAGAGTGCCAGAGTACTGTGAGCATTG aGATGGTCTGCAACAGCAGTAGCAGTAGTGGTGTTTCCATGGGAGGAGGAGCCGGTGGACGTGGCAAGAGTGGCACTAGTGGGGGCAGTTATGGCAGTGGGGGGACAGGTAGCAAGGGAATGGGCAGTGGGAGCCGTGGTGGCAATTCCAGTGGGGGCTTGAGCTCTGGTGGGAGCTGTAGCGTTGGGGGTGGGTACTCTGGCCAGTCTGGAGGCTCTGGGGTTCAAAGTGGAGGTGgcagcagctccacccaagtctcACAGAGCTCTACCCGGAGCCAGAGGTCCCACAGCAAATTCTAA